One part of the Oryzias melastigma strain HK-1 linkage group LG21, ASM292280v2, whole genome shotgun sequence genome encodes these proteins:
- the ccdc173 gene encoding coiled-coil domain-containing protein 173 translates to MASPDQCGRGRGFNTTGSAEEANIQPPDLKKVLVLKKADWLRIADETNEVNKERERLREAAKQREELHLHSKEMVKKWSHTVLGQRKKKLEAKKVREQMEEEKRKQMDLEEANYREQKRKEAVKKAEMQLYYQTDRVKGLHSALLLTEVLKEREAQIELKQQTKSATKKVEKEILEKIKTREDEAMKQQEEKTLQKRRERRVFVEDLKNQIKENELTREQQELKEKQKDQEEIQRLYELHQSQQRTAAERQVMHKRNIKKACMEHLEQRDHLRKMEAQKQKTEEEQRKLFLTAKQKMTKLRKEKDKEIIREAQERREMILNKLVVTQQQQTLHEEQRTAKAAEELDARQALLHQEQQQKKAAMLKSITDHREIIRKEKEMRSKISEQKTLEETMSKMEADRIFAEMKQQEVKKKGEENEKLKQFIIAQMAEKQARDQHEMTEDRKYGEMNAQLIAEEEKNFQEYSQQVIDSAAEKKKNVFPLYRAARRGIKAGDISTFKGVQPTYLVQDETGTPMPRYVTCTTENIKKLHEAADIHEAKRRLGFTWS, encoded by the exons atggcatCACCGGATCAGTGCGGCCGTGGAAGAGGATTCAATACAACTG GATCAGCAGAAGAAGCCAACATCCAGCccccagatttaaaaaaagtcctgGTCTTAAAGAAGGCCGACTGGCTCAGAATTGCAGATGAAACAAATGAGGTCAATAAAGAAAGGGAGCGTCTGAGAGAGGCAGCTAAACAAAGAGAAGAACTGCACCTCCACTCTAAAGAGATGGTGAAAAAGTGGTCCCATACTGTTCTT GGTCAACGAAAAAAGAAGCTGGAGGCGAAAAAGGTTCGAGAGcagatggaggaggaaaaaCGAAAACAGATGGATTTAGAGGAGGCCAACTATAGGGAACAAAAGAGGAAAGAGGCTGTTAAAAAGGCAGAGATGCAACTTTATTATCAAACCGACAGGGTCAAAGGATTACAC AGTGCCCTGCTGCTTACCGAGGTGCTAAAGGAGCGAGAGGCTCAAATCgaactaaaacaacaaacaaaaagtgcCACTAAGAAAGTAGAGAAAGAGATCCTGGAGAAGATCAAGACCAGAGAGGATGAGGCCAtgaagcagcaggaggagaagaCACTGCAGAAGAGGCGTGAGAGGCGGGTTTTTGTTGAAGACCTGAAAAACCA AATAAAGGAAAATGAGTTGACTCGAGAGCAACAAGAGCTGAAGGAAAAGCAGAAGGACCAAGAGGAAATCCAGCGTCTCTATGAACTCCATCAGAGCCAGCAAAGAACTGCTGCAGAACGACAAGTCATGCACAAAAGAAACATCAAGAAAGCTTGCATG GAGCACCTCGAACAAAGAGACCATCTGAGGAAAATGGAAGCGCAAAAGCAGAAGACTGAGGAGGAGCAACGGAAACTTTTTCTCACCgccaaacaaaaaatgacaaagttacGGAAAGAGAAGGATAAAGAAATAATACG TGAGGCTCAGGAGCGCAGAGAGATGATTCTGAACAAACTGGTGGTCACTCAGCAGCAGCAAACGCTCCACGAGGAACAGAGGACGGCTAAAGCTGCAGAAGAATTGGATGCAAGACAAGCTCTACTTCAtcaagagcagcagcagaagaaagctGCGATGCTGAAGTCGATCACTGACCACAGAGAAATCATA agaaaagaaaaggagatgAGAAGCAAAATTTCTGAGCAGAAAACTCTGGAGGAAACGATGTCAAAGATGGAGGCTGATAGAATATTTGCCGAAATGAAGCAACAGGAGGtcaagaaaaaaggagaagagaACGAGAAATTGAAGCAATTTATCATTGCACAAAtg GCTGAAAAGCAAGCCAGAGATCAGCATGAGATGACAGAAGACCGCAAGTATGGCGAGATGAATGCCCAACTTAttgcagaggaggaaaagaactTTCAGGAGTATTCACAGCAGGTTATCGactcagcagcagagaaaaagaaaaacgtttttccACTTTACAGAGCTGCAAGACGAGGAATAAAAGCTGGGGACATTTCCACTTTCAAAGGAGTCCAACCCACCTACCTGGTCCAGGATGAAACTGGGACTCCGATGCCCAGATACGTCACTTGTACCACAGAAAATATCAAGAAGCTGCACGAGGCTGCAGACATCCATGAAGCAAAGAGGAGACTTGGATTCACATGGTCTTag